The Plasmodium yoelii strain 17X genome assembly, chromosome: 8 DNA window caCCTAAATAATCTAAATACATAGTTTTactttcttttttatatttatataaacgATCTCCATTGTTACAATTATAATCATGATCATCATATATTCCATCaattgtaaattttttttttatatttatataatatttatcatttttaatatattcatatgcTTCTTTTAGACATTTAAGTTCTCTGCATtctgaataaaaataatctcCTATCCATAGCATCAATTggggtttttttttttcaattgattttattaaattaaaattaggTTTCTTTTTATGATTATTACAACTTAAGAAAACGAATTTGTCTAATCTTTCGTTAATTATTTGATCGGCCTGGGAACTCACATATGTTgcacacacaaaaaaaaaaaaaaaaattatattcatatacTTGTTCATCattaatttaaaatgtattaaaaaaaaaaaaaaagaaatacatatataactatatttgtatatatgtgtgctacaaataataaatatgcacACACGAAAATAcacacatgtatatattatataataatctcATAATAAATCAAGTAatcttatataattaattccaaaggaggaaaaaaaaaagaaaagaatgagaattaaaataaaataaaaatgggaATATGTTACATCATTTTAAAGCTAGTGTTGATTCCTAATAAATTCATGTTACatgcaaatatatattcatcaaaattatatgaacCATGCCtaataaacatataaatgtatataatattattaaactaatacttttttcttttgtttcTACACAAAAATTTATACTATATAAATAAGACTATCATatgaaggaaaaaaaaaaaaaaatatttacaaactggataaaaatcataattttcataacctttgaaatatttaattaaatcCAAATTTCCTgatataaatcaaaaaaaataaataacattttAAAGATTCAAAATTGTGTATATGtttgtaaaatatatcattatattaataacaattttttatatcactaataaaatttgaaatgcctttataataaatatgtagtatgtatgtatatactatatatttaatttgtatCCCAACGGGACAAATATATtgagtatatatatttttcacaaaatatataataaaataaacactttaaaaaaaaataatacattttcaaaccaactttatttttgggggttttcattttaaaatgatatatatttcgATAAttcgaaataaataaaaaaaaaaatacatataaaaatatttgtatatattgaTACTCATTCTTTTTGATAccacaaaataatttatatattattatggaaaataaatatatatgtattatgtataatttcataatcatatattaaattaataaaagtaattaaatgatttttaCAACATagtaatacattttttgtcAAGTTtctaatatttatatattgaaataaataaaaatttaattaaatgttttaatttataaaatgttatactGAAAGATTAatctgaaaaaaataaaaacaattaaaaaagcaaaggtaaaaaaatattacaatactataaatatacaaataaacagtaacaaataaaataaaattaaagatgaattatcaaaatttgAAATGTTCAGAATTAAAGGATTTGTTAGCTAAAAAAGGGCTACCGTCTCATGGAAAAAAAGTATGTAATTGCTATATATACTTATCTatacattttaaaataagaaaaatacgTCTATTCAATAAGctacatacatatatgtatacctTTTGtacatatacaaatataatttcatGTTCCTTCCTATACccacatttatatatacaatttggCTAACTAATCATGTATCATTGTGTGGATTTGAAagtttttttctcatttttttttgaccaatcttatcatttttttttgaccaatcttatcatttttttttgaccaatcttatcattttttttttttatattatacttagaACGAATTGTTAGAAAGGCTATTAAAACATGAACAAGAGGGAGGAGATGGATCTAATTCGAACGCGATAGATGATAATGTCGATTCTAAGGACAGTAagacatatattaaattaaatgaaaaaaaaaataaataatattataatacatatatagatTATATCGAGTATGTTTCTCACAAAtagataatataattttgaaattataattttttttaggtggaaaaaataaaaaaaatatttcagtAAACACAAAAGAAGAGTATAATAAAGGTGGATTAAGTAAAATgacaaattattttaaaaatatattaagttCTAATAATACATCTACTGATGGttcaaaatattatgaaaataacaattcaaaaaataatatgaatggaaatgaaaataaaaataatacatatgaagagaaaaaaaaagtaataccCCAAATAACTTTTTCAGAATCAAATTTATCAACTCAAAATacattacaaaaaaatataatttctcGAACAGGTATAgctaaaaataatatatatatacatttaaatatatataatatatttgtttatcttttttattcaaagcttattttttttatttttatatattactgaaatatatgatataaatttttatgtcTATATTTATGTGTATTTTTAAGTATCTATTGTTTTTTCTCATCAAAATTATGCCCCCATTTCTTTATGAACAATTCTatgtatattaaatttatatatttcgttttttttatttttgtagaGGATAATCTTCATTTAAGTGAGGAAAAAAAACGAGAGATGAGAAGAAAACGATTTGGTAAATTTCATAATTCctcttaaatttttttggaatttattattgtttgaAAGCTATtgaaattcataaaatattctttttcattctatctatttatattaccatacaattattttcttatggtctaattattttatttttataggaACCGATTCTGTTTCCACACCAGCAGCTCTTGAGTCTAGGGCAAAAAGGTAGCCAAAAAtggaaatgaaaataaaacgaatatgaaaatgaatatgaaataaaatgaatatgaaataaaatgaatatgaaaataaaatagttaaCACCTGGAAGTGTGTTCATATAAAACCACCATTGTAGAGGCGATGCTTTTTATTTCCACCATTTCTTATTATCCACAACCTTTACATTGTACGCTATTTTCCATTTTGCAGATTTTGTATTGTTACTAAACAAATGGAAGAagaaaataagaaaaaaagagCAGAAAGATTTGGATTGAATGGGGTTAGTAGATGATTAttcatatatgcatatttttttgtttcttattcaatatatttatttaatttagaccattatcattttgtgaatttatttaaaaaaaaaaaaaaaaaataattgtgaatcgtattattttctttgtaTTAGGGCAATTTAAACGACattgaaatgaaaaaaaaaagagccGAAAGATTTGGTGTCATAAATGAtgtaatgaaaataataaaacaaacaaataaatattatgtgCATGTATTTAAACATATgctcatatatatatgtacattcaTATTATTGTGAACTTTTCTTTTTTAGCATGATAAATTAAAGGCAAGAGCCCTTAGATTTGGAATAACACAATAAATATCACCAAAAATGATaagaatataatattacCCCAAATAACTAGGAGAAACAAAATTAGAAggataaaataaagtttctatttttaattatatatggatatattCCATCATTCCTTcgattttgtttttatatttattttatcttttatatattcaatttTTCATGTTAgagaatttttatttatattattctttTCTGGTAGAAATGATATACTTATTTCTACACATGttttatcattaaaaaaacattacaTTTcgtgataaatatttttaatactaaataaatatgctaagatatatatatatatatacatatatataattttcaatCATTTTATGCAATCTATAAAgagaaaattttttttttttatgtatttttttacaaaaattgagattcattttttatataaaaatatatttttgttatgaAATTACAAACAATTAGAgcacataattttttttactatatttgaaataaaaaaaaaaaaaaaaaagacatttatattattcaaatttttcgaatatttaaaaaactaATAGTAGAAATAATATGAGATTATGTAAAATCCACATAATTTTTCATTGGTCTAtgtaattaaataataaattatgaatGTAAAATAAGGgaggaaaataataaagaaatattcatattaatttttgcTCTCTTTTCAATGGGAAAAAGAAAAGGAGAAATAATGTATGACAAAAATCTAAACATACCATTATTCTATattcattaatttatttgtattttcttgtctgtttatttttttttcatgttttttttaataaaatagacAAAGATATAACTTTGTgtgaataattttatatatactatactTATTTATGGGCTTCTATCTttctctttttattattcgccttttttttataccaTGTCAACTATTAGATGGATGCATagaaaagagaaaaaaacaggaaaaaaaataataacattaaatgaaataaaagaaagATATTTAGCTGATTGTACTAGCCAAAAaccacaaaaaaaaaaaaaaaaatatattacattctatgaaaaaagaggaaacaaaattgtaaaaattcaaaatgaTATTTGTGAACATGATACAAATGTCTATtctgatgataaaaaaaatttaataaaaaaaggaaattataATGTAGAAAATGGTAATaaagatattaataaaaatccTATCTTTTTAGAAAcccataaaaaaaatcatcaAAATTTGAGCGAAGATCGCTTTGGTAATTTACATGATAATGAGAAAAAATACACAAACAAACAAATtcatgaaataaataaaaatgtaggaataataaaaaatgatcgtataaatataaatctaGATATTAATATTCAATGGGATAAAACAGAAAAAAAGACTTTTGAAAATGAAACAAACACagataattatgatataaaaataataaaaaatgacaaaataaaatatgatcaaaataataataaaaaattcaaagATAAGCAAGTTCTATTTGATAGTAATATTCgatcaaataataaatcttattcgaaaaaaaacgaatataataaatattttgaagaAAATGGTATAAAAAAAGATTATGAGCCAAATTATAAAGACAAGGAAATTTTAATACCTGACAaagatgaatataataattatataaaacataataattatataaaatataataattatataaaacataataatgatgaagatgcaaaaaataacaaaaaggAAAACtatgttaaatatataccATATAATAACAgttattcatataatatccaaaatgaaagaaaaaaaaaacaacatcAATTTGGAGACATAGACAAAATAgaacaaaacaaaaataaaattactgATCAGGTAAAAAatcgaaataaaaataatacatatattaaatatgactcaaatatatataaagatataaaacatgaacataatataaattcCAATGATTATATTATCCAAAATGAAATAAGACAAACTTATCAATCTAGTCctgaaatttataaaaaaaaaatatatattaataaaaaacaagataaaattaaaaatgctATTATATCCTTAGATttgttaaataatatttttttaaaaaaaattaaaaaatatttttatttttttattaaacaaTTATTAAACCGTAATATTAACAAACCAATATATAAGAAATATACAAAACTAGAGaatatgcaaaaaatattGTCATCAAATAATCACAACTTTGTTCATGTTAAAAAAAGCAATACACAAAAGTTAGAAACTTTAAAACCCCAAATGTTTATACAGTCTAACCAAGGGTTTTCAACCAATACCTTTGATCGAGGGTTTATAGAAAAGAGGGAAGAATTGGACGGCCACAAAATAGGCGAAAATAACGACCCCAAAATGGGTGAAAATAATGACCCAAAAAtggatgaaaataatgaccAGCTTGACCAGCTTTATCAGATTGACCAAAGCTATAACCACCAAAATACATATACTGTTctacaaaatgaaaaactatgctcattaaaaaaaaaaaaaaattgtaaaaaaagtGAAGATATATCGATgcttaaaataaaaacattaaaTAGCACTTTAATTGATAACTTTagtgaaataaatataaatgataaaaataggAAGGAACATAATTtgaaatttttttgtatcttattatctctttttttaaagaaataCACATATAGACAATTATTAATTCCATTTTTTCTAATGGGTTTCATACCCCCAAAACAGGTAAGTATTATTATTCTCAATTATAGAAtcttataatatttcaacaagtatatataatgcatattTATCCAAGCTAGTttcatacatatatgtatgtatatatttatttttttttattttttttttattttttacattttagaAAGAAAAAAGAGCATTAAGAAACTTCTTAAATTCAAGAGTCTATTTCTTAAAATTGGTggataaaattttaaagactcaagaaaaaaaaatgatgaaaatattttttcaaaaattaatCAAAAATAGTCTATCAATTGAAAGCTATTCaaataacaaaatgaaaaaaaatctGGACAAACAAACAAGTtttgaagaagaaaaaaaagaggaaaaattaaaaaataattttgattcAATCGGcgaaataaatgataaatcgaagttaaaagaaaatgaaaaagatgaaaacGATGAAAACGATGAAAAAAACGAAGATACTAATAGCAATAGCAATAGAAATAGCAATAGAAATAGCAATAGCAATAGAAATAGCAATAGCAATACAGATCGAAAGAAGGAAACAAGCCCAAGCGCATGTTTTGGGAAACCTAAAATATACAGAACTGATGATTAcgcaatattttataataaaaaatttataaatgaaaaaaataaaacatatcaCGAATGCTTATTAAGATCTAAATCAGATACATTAGTAGACTTTTTAAAAAGatcaaaaatgtataaattttCAAATAGTCTAATAATTGAAAATATGGCAGAAAGTATAAATAGTTCTATTAATAAAAGCCCTTCAAATTTTGAACAATTTTTTACTGCAACATATAAATTAAGCACTGATAATATAACAAGAGACGAATATAAAAGCCAATTAGACTTTTcttgttataaaaatataatgaactaTTCTACTATGTTTAGTAGTTACAcacacaaaaataaaaataatgatagtgatcaggaaataaaaaataaccaTATTAACATGGGTACTGATTTTTGTTACATTAATAATCAAAAAGATAGGAAAAATACAAAACcttataaaattgaaaaaaacaataacaTATCTCTTACCCCAATTTATGATTACGAATTTCATAGcagtaaaaaaattgaattaattgataaaaaaaatattaataaaaattttgggaaaattaatgaaaatgcatataatacCTCAAAAAACACcaatttaaatgataaagaatgtatagaattttttaaaaacattaaaaaaaaacttaaaataaattacagAGAAATTTTACATactaatacaaaaaatatatcaggTTTAGATATAAGTGGCTTAAATAGCACAATtggtattttaaaaaataatcaaaaatcatataaatcaggaaaaaaaaaaaaaaaaataaataatattcataatgatccatttttaaatagtttAAACTTTTTAACAGAATCAGATATGgctttaataaataatttttctcaaaatgttacaaaataaatatgtagaaattgtacattttttttttattcgtCTTCTCTTTGAATAAGTTATGATAATACTCAATGTGCGTGCACTATTTTAATTTGCTTTCATTTGTTTCTTTTTCCTTTTCCttttccttttcttttttcttttttgataatttccGTGAAACATTCTTTAATTTGTTTCCtatcattttatatattttttatttttactaacaatattttgtgttttttttatatttataatattccttttttttttttttgtaacaaACTTTTAGTGacattataattaaaagGGACCCAGCAACAATGCGAAATATTttcacataaaaaaaatcatcaCATATGCAAGTGTATATACAAACATGTAGTATAACTTATACATTATTGTTTTTACTTATTTTTCACACAGACCAATAAGTTATACATTATTGTTTTTACTTATTTTCCACACCCAGATCAATAAGCCATATTATATCACCTATCTAGTATCTTCTATAAAAAGGCTTGTcgatttattcattttatatttttcaacaaaaGCGATTtaaactttttttaaattttaaacaATTTGTAACTTTTCTGAACAGACATAAAATGATAAGCCAATCAATATTAGTGAGAACAACtcaaacatatttttatttaaataatgttaataaattatttgtctTTAAAAATTTTGGAACTGTTAAAATTCCAGAAAGCTTAAAACCTTTTTacgagaaaaaaaaagaagaattggaattaaaaaaaaaaaaactagaagaaaggaaaaaaaaaatggataaagTGCAAATATCAAaggaaagaaaaaataaattcaaatCATCGAAGGGCCAAcataacatatattaattaatagtgtttattttttaggaCATTTTacacaatttaaaaaaaaaaaaataaaaaataaaaaataaataaataaataaataaataagtaaAGAATAACACATTTagtaaatacatataatataatataacattGAAATACATTTATGCTATactaattttgtttttattttccaccaaataaatattaccAACTTTCCACTTTCAAAGCAGTTAGCAAAAAGCCATCACCCAACTTGGCATTTTTTATAGTTGGGTGTGTTCGTCTCTTAATAACTTGATGTTCtcttaaaataaattcatttaatttaatatttataaatgattttgaatttattaataattggATAAATAAGTTTGATATATTCAAATCATCTGtatgtataattattttattatcattatttaaatattttaaagaaaTAGATACTAATGTTTTtgctaataaatttatatctgtatttgtattataaataaattcacTAGATATAATTATAACAAAAGATTCAGCTTTTctcatatttatatcatctatgatacttttttttattttatttatttctatccatgtattatttttttcctttacttcatcttcaattatttttttatttatatgatcatcattattattattattgtgtaCTTTTTTCACTGCTTCATTTATACTggtatcattattatatatttgttctatttttcttttttgggaattttcttttatattatttttaattacatCATCTGTTTCTTCTTTCTTTGTATCATCTCTaatttctattttttcttcatttttata harbors:
- a CDS encoding SAP domain-containing protein, putative: MNYQNLKCSELKDLLAKKGLPSHGKKNELLERLLKHEQEGGDGSNSNAIDDNVDSKDSGKNKKNISVNTKEEYNKGGLSKMTNYFKNILSSNNTSTDGSKYYENNNSKNNMNGNENKNNTYEEKKKVIPQITFSESNLSTQNTLQKNIISRTEDNLHLSEEKKREMRRKRFGTDSVSTPAALESRAKRFCIVTKQMEEENKKKRAERFGLNGGNLNDIEMKKKRAERFGVINDHDKLKARALRFGITQ